One genomic window of Boudabousia tangfeifanii includes the following:
- a CDS encoding SDR family oxidoreductase, whose amino-acid sequence MDKPVALITGASAGIGRAIALELAEKYRLILVARHEEPLAELAAELPDATYLLADLTDKSSVEKLAGEVPQLDVLINNAGMEAMQNVDELDWETWQQVLTLNVIAPAELSRLFLPKLQASHGQIVMINSGAGRFSGPGMGAYAASKHALDAYTKALRAELRPDVRVIAVHPGRVDTPMQQRMFENAGKTYQATDHLRPESIATAVAYALSATKDACVEEVHVRPQQG is encoded by the coding sequence ATGGATAAACCGGTGGCATTAATAACTGGCGCTAGTGCTGGGATCGGGCGGGCTATCGCCCTCGAGTTGGCCGAAAAATATCGGCTGATTTTGGTGGCGCGCCATGAGGAGCCACTCGCTGAACTTGCGGCAGAGCTACCGGATGCCACCTACCTGTTAGCAGATCTAACCGATAAGTCTTCAGTGGAGAAGCTAGCAGGCGAGGTGCCTCAGCTTGATGTGTTGATCAACAATGCGGGGATGGAGGCAATGCAAAATGTGGACGAACTCGACTGGGAAACCTGGCAGCAGGTACTCACCTTGAACGTAATCGCCCCTGCAGAACTTTCGCGTTTGTTCTTGCCAAAATTACAGGCCTCCCACGGGCAAATCGTGATGATCAATTCGGGTGCGGGAAGATTCTCGGGCCCCGGCATGGGCGCTTACGCGGCCAGCAAGCACGCCCTCGACGCTTACACCAAAGCTCTGCGGGCCGAGCTACGACCCGACGTGCGAGTAATCGCCGTGCACCCCGGGCGAGTAGACACCCCCATGCAACAACGCATGTTCGAAAACGCGGGGAAAACCTATCAAGCGACGGATCATCTGCGACCAGAAAGCATTGCCACCGCAGTCGCCTACGCC
- the hemG gene encoding protoporphyrinogen oxidase: MPNSQEATNGSTESTLPVVIIGGGITGLSVAAGLARRGKPFVILEAADRLGGQIRTIKRQGYTFEVGPNTGTVSTPEVAELFEFASSARLEVANETAKARWIWQQDRFRPLPSGLLSAATTPLFTFRDKLRVLGEPWRKRGTNPNETVGELAARRLGKSFVRNAVDPFIGGIYAGDPYRLVTRFALPKLYNLEANHGSFIRGSIAKMRTPKTDRDRKATKQVFSAEGGLTALVDALETALQPHGKILTGVQNVSAKMLAPHQWQVSFTHQGQAQELIAQTVVSTVRADLLAPIFPDLTGKLAPIESLRYAPVAEVVFGYDHLPSVNRKAFGGLVPSEENRDVLGILFPSSCFAGRTPHPDSALFTVFVGGMRRGQKLLSLAEDELVALARREVENMLQIPQGVSPDLVEVARYPKAIAQYEASTEQRLERISQLEYDYPGLILAGAIRDGIGLAHRITQGSQIGAMLAVN; encoded by the coding sequence GTGCCAAACAGCCAAGAAGCAACTAACGGTTCGACCGAGTCCACCCTGCCGGTGGTAATTATCGGCGGTGGAATCACCGGCCTGTCGGTGGCTGCGGGTTTGGCCCGACGCGGGAAACCTTTCGTCATTTTGGAGGCGGCCGATCGTTTGGGCGGCCAGATTCGCACGATTAAACGCCAGGGCTACACCTTTGAGGTGGGCCCAAACACGGGCACGGTTTCTACTCCGGAGGTGGCTGAACTGTTTGAGTTTGCGTCCTCGGCCCGCCTAGAGGTGGCGAATGAGACGGCGAAGGCACGCTGGATTTGGCAGCAGGATCGTTTTCGCCCACTTCCTTCCGGGTTGCTTTCGGCGGCCACCACTCCCCTCTTTACTTTCCGCGACAAGTTGCGAGTGCTGGGCGAGCCTTGGCGTAAACGCGGCACGAACCCAAACGAGACCGTGGGGGAGCTCGCGGCCCGCCGACTAGGAAAGTCGTTCGTGCGCAACGCGGTAGACCCGTTCATTGGCGGGATTTACGCGGGCGACCCGTACCGACTGGTGACTCGTTTTGCCCTGCCGAAACTCTATAATTTAGAGGCGAATCACGGCTCTTTCATTCGCGGCTCGATCGCTAAAATGCGCACCCCCAAGACCGACCGGGATCGCAAAGCCACCAAACAGGTTTTTAGTGCCGAGGGCGGTCTCACGGCCCTGGTCGACGCCCTCGAAACAGCACTTCAGCCCCACGGAAAAATCCTGACTGGTGTACAAAACGTGAGCGCGAAAATGTTGGCCCCACATCAGTGGCAGGTGTCTTTCACCCACCAAGGACAGGCGCAAGAGCTCATAGCCCAAACGGTTGTTTCCACGGTGCGCGCTGACCTGTTAGCCCCGATTTTCCCTGACCTGACAGGCAAGTTGGCGCCGATTGAGTCCTTGCGTTACGCGCCCGTGGCAGAGGTGGTTTTCGGCTATGACCACTTACCGAGCGTGAATCGGAAGGCCTTTGGCGGCCTCGTCCCGAGCGAGGAAAACCGTGACGTGCTGGGAATCCTCTTCCCCTCATCTTGTTTTGCCGGCCGCACTCCACACCCCGATTCCGCTCTGTTTACCGTGTTTGTGGGCGGGATGCGTCGTGGGCAGAAACTTTTGTCACTGGCCGAGGACGAACTGGTGGCCTTGGCCCGTCGGGAAGTTGAAAACATGTTGCAGATACCCCAAGGGGTATCGCCTGACTTGGTGGAAGTGGCTCGCTACCCGAAAGCGATCGCCCAGTACGAAGCTAGCACCGAACAAAGGCTTGAGCGGATTAGCCAGTTAGAATACGATTATCCGGGACTGATTTTGGCTGGTGCGATCCGTGACGGGATTGGCCTTGCACACCGCATCACCCAAGGCAGCCAAATCGGGGCGATGCTAGCAGTTAACTAA